From one Cardiocondyla obscurior isolate alpha-2009 linkage group LG06, Cobs3.1, whole genome shotgun sequence genomic stretch:
- the LOC139103442 gene encoding uncharacterized protein isoform X1 codes for MDESSAMSLEESRRSQRPYRYGMVLLCVGALINWLGLAENYVEPVRYVGVACIVAGALLICAAMCCWLHAPPTRTSTHMQHTSHPITAQIDDPIHVISIEEPPGVSRQKPPDYEAVTDAPPSYDDAIKLNPSQLIRLSNGSTPPLSSGHVIPTTISIVSPTMTPPPPYAR; via the exons ATGGACGAGTCGAgcg CTATGTCTCTGGAGGAATCGCGGAGATCGCAACGTCCGTACCGGTACGGAATGGTCTTGCTATGTGTCGGGGCTCTCATCAACTGGTTGGGCTTAGCGGAGAACTATGTCGAGCCGGTGCGTTACGTCGGTGTCGCCTGCATTGTCGCCGGAGCCCTTCTCATCTGCGCTGCGATGTGCTGCTGGCTGCACGCACCGCCAACTCGAACGAGCACGCACATGCAGCACACAAGTCATCCGATCACGGCTCAG ATCGATGACCCGATCCACGTGATTTCCATCGAGGAACCGCCGGGCGTGTCTAGACAGAAGCCACCAGATTACGAAGCGGTAACGGACGCGCCGCCGAGCTACGACGACGCTATCAAGCTAAATCCTAGTCAATTAATTAGGTTGAGCAATGGCAGCACGCCGCCGTTATCCTCAGGACACGTTATCCCGACGACCATAAGCATCGTCTCTCCAACCatgacgccgccgccgccgtacGCTAG GTGA
- the LOC139103442 gene encoding uncharacterized protein isoform X2 has product MSLEESRRSQRPYRYGMVLLCVGALINWLGLAENYVEPVRYVGVACIVAGALLICAAMCCWLHAPPTRTSTHMQHTSHPITAQIDDPIHVISIEEPPGVSRQKPPDYEAVTDAPPSYDDAIKLNPSQLIRLSNGSTPPLSSGHVIPTTISIVSPTMTPPPPYAR; this is encoded by the exons ATGTCTCTGGAGGAATCGCGGAGATCGCAACGTCCGTACCGGTACGGAATGGTCTTGCTATGTGTCGGGGCTCTCATCAACTGGTTGGGCTTAGCGGAGAACTATGTCGAGCCGGTGCGTTACGTCGGTGTCGCCTGCATTGTCGCCGGAGCCCTTCTCATCTGCGCTGCGATGTGCTGCTGGCTGCACGCACCGCCAACTCGAACGAGCACGCACATGCAGCACACAAGTCATCCGATCACGGCTCAG ATCGATGACCCGATCCACGTGATTTCCATCGAGGAACCGCCGGGCGTGTCTAGACAGAAGCCACCAGATTACGAAGCGGTAACGGACGCGCCGCCGAGCTACGACGACGCTATCAAGCTAAATCCTAGTCAATTAATTAGGTTGAGCAATGGCAGCACGCCGCCGTTATCCTCAGGACACGTTATCCCGACGACCATAAGCATCGTCTCTCCAACCatgacgccgccgccgccgtacGCTAG GTGA
- the Vps20 gene encoding charged multivesicular body protein 6 translates to MGIFFTKKKPPSRVTEQDKAILQVKQTRDKIKQYQRKIEQSLEKERLLAKELLKNGKKERAILLLRKKKYQEQVLSRADGQLENLERMIHDLEYAQVEIKVIDGLKAGNTAMKQLHALLSIDEIEKVMDETKEGIEKQREIDEILTSTFATEDEIDESEIEAELDALVEADIDERAPELPKDVLLPDVPKDLPEEEEKKRTKEKVREPIAVMG, encoded by the exons ATGGGAATTTTCTTCACGAAGAAAAAGCCGCCGAGCCGCGTCACCGAGCAAGACAAGGCGATCTTG CAAGTGAAACAGAcaagagataaaattaaacagtACCAGAGAAAGATCGAACAAAGCTTGGAGAAAGAACGACTGCTTGCGAAggaacttttaaaaaatgggaaaaaaga ACGTGCAATACTTTTGTTacgcaaaaagaaatatcaagaACAAGTTTTGTCACGCGCAGATGGTCAGCTAGAAAACCTAGAACGTATGATTCATGACTTGGAATATGCTCAAGTCGAAATAAAAGTCATCGATGGCCTAAAAGCTGGCAATACTGCAATGAAGCAATTACATGCTTTGTTATCTATCGACGAAATCGAAAAAGTTATGGACGAAACGAAAGAAGGCATCGAAAAGCAAAGAGAAATAGATGAAATATTAACATCAACATTTGCCACAGAAGACGAAATTGATGAAAGTGAGATTGAAGCAGAATTGGATGCCTTGGTAGAGGCAGATATCGATGAAAGAGCTCCTGAATTACCAAAGGATGTTTTATTACCAGACGTGCCAAAAGATTTaccagaagaagaggaaaagaaacgtaCAAAAGAAAAGGTTCGAGAACCAATTGCAGTAAtgggataa